The proteins below are encoded in one region of Neorhodopirellula lusitana:
- the ribH gene encoding 6,7-dimethyl-8-ribityllumazine synthase: protein MTQSPEAPASIDGTTGPLPDGRIAVIASRYNESICDSMLAAALQSLTDAGVAKHNQWIIRVPGAWELCMAVEQAFQHSNVLAAVTLGCVIRGETTHDEHINRAVSESLMHQSIASGRPVGFGLLTCNTLEQAIQRSGGTVGNKGHEATDAVLEMLRLATKLR, encoded by the coding sequence ATGACCCAATCGCCCGAAGCCCCCGCTAGCATCGATGGCACCACTGGCCCACTTCCCGACGGACGAATCGCGGTCATCGCGAGCCGGTACAACGAGTCAATTTGCGATTCGATGCTTGCCGCCGCCCTTCAGAGCCTGACCGACGCAGGCGTTGCGAAGCACAACCAGTGGATCATCCGCGTGCCGGGGGCATGGGAACTTTGCATGGCCGTGGAACAAGCCTTCCAGCACTCCAACGTGCTGGCCGCCGTCACGCTGGGATGCGTGATCCGAGGCGAAACCACTCACGACGAGCACATCAACCGTGCAGTCAGCGAATCACTGATGCACCAATCGATCGCCAGCGGACGCCCCGTAGGCTTCGGCCTACTGACCTGCAACACACTGGAACAAGCGATCCAGCGCAGCGGTGGCACGGTCGGCAATAAAGGCCACGAAGCCACTGACGCAGTCCTCGAAATGCTTCGCCTGGCAACGAAGCTTCGGTAA